Proteins from a genomic interval of Pseudodesulfovibrio nedwellii:
- the gatC gene encoding Asp-tRNA(Asn)/Glu-tRNA(Gln) amidotransferase subunit GatC, producing the protein MKISPEEVAKVARLSRLDLPQDKLELFAGQLGDILSYMDKLGELDTDAVEPMYSPVKHTTVLRKDEVRKDFTRDEVLSNAPEQDGQFFIVPRIV; encoded by the coding sequence ATGAAAATCAGTCCCGAAGAAGTGGCCAAGGTTGCGCGGCTTTCCCGCCTCGACTTGCCTCAGGACAAGCTTGAGTTGTTCGCCGGACAGCTCGGAGATATTCTCAGTTACATGGATAAGCTCGGAGAGCTGGACACGGATGCCGTGGAACCCATGTATAGCCCGGTCAAGCACACTACCGTTCTGCGTAAGGACGAAGTGCGAAAGGACTTCACCCGTGACGAAGTGCTTTCCAATGCGCCGGAGCAGGACGGACAGTTCTTCATTGTCCCACGAATCGTATAA